The proteins below are encoded in one region of Williamsoniiplasma luminosum:
- the cysS gene encoding cysteine--tRNA ligase — MKIYNSLTRNKSLLQQKAVTIYSCGPTVYNYIHIGNARPAILMDVLVRFLKSKNITVDYLQNITDIDDKIIAKAIEENKTEKEISKFYTKAYLDDLKSLNIFMPNKLEPISKHIDKMIIFINDLIEQGYAYNVDGDVYFAINKWKPEYGELSGRKPEELISGERVEIDLKKKNPLDFSLWKKTNVGKTWNSPFGEGRPGWHTECALLIEDYFNGKTIDIHSGGIDLKFPHHENERIQYLAHNQKELSCIWMHNGHLNLNDQKMSKSIGNVFLVKDFIKEYNANILRWIFLSTNYKQPLNLTDDLIEQAKKFFDKLENLRKKVILSKTIFERIEKSNIKNYVKDFEQAMDNDLNTSLVLSIIEELIKHINQLVNQKVHFDCIFTLFGQLKHILETLGFTDLLNVEIKEADEIKLKKWNQLILDKKFEQADVLRAKLEKKGLM, encoded by the coding sequence ATGAAAATATATAATTCCTTAACAAGAAATAAAAGTTTGTTACAGCAAAAAGCTGTAACAATTTATTCTTGCGGTCCTACAGTTTACAACTACATCCATATTGGTAATGCTCGCCCAGCAATCTTAATGGATGTTTTAGTGCGATTTTTAAAAAGCAAAAACATCACAGTTGACTATTTGCAAAACATCACAGATATTGATGACAAAATTATTGCCAAAGCGATTGAAGAAAATAAAACCGAAAAAGAAATTTCTAAATTTTATACAAAAGCATATCTTGATGATTTAAAATCTTTGAACATTTTCATGCCAAATAAATTAGAACCGATTAGCAAGCACATTGATAAAATGATCATTTTTATCAATGACTTAATTGAGCAAGGATATGCTTATAATGTTGATGGGGATGTTTATTTCGCGATTAACAAATGAAAACCAGAATATGGTGAATTATCTGGTCGAAAACCAGAAGAATTAATCAGTGGTGAAAGAGTTGAAATTGATCTTAAAAAGAAAAACCCTTTAGATTTTAGTTTGTGAAAAAAAACCAATGTTGGAAAAACCTGAAATTCTCCTTTTGGTGAAGGTCGACCAGGATGACACACAGAATGTGCATTGTTGATAGAAGATTATTTTAATGGGAAAACAATCGATATTCACTCTGGGGGAATTGATTTAAAATTTCCACATCATGAAAATGAAAGAATTCAATATTTAGCTCATAATCAAAAAGAACTCTCATGCATTTGAATGCACAATGGGCATTTAAATTTGAATGACCAAAAAATGAGCAAATCAATCGGAAATGTTTTTTTAGTCAAAGACTTTATCAAAGAATATAACGCTAACATTTTAAGATGAATTTTTTTATCAACAAATTACAAACAGCCACTAAATTTAACTGATGATTTAATTGAGCAAGCGAAAAAATTCTTTGATAAGTTAGAAAATTTAAGAAAAAAAGTTATTCTTTCAAAAACAATTTTTGAAAGAATCGAAAAATCAAATATCAAAAATTATGTAAAAGATTTTGAACAAGCAATGGATAATGATTTAAATACAAGTTTAGTTTTGTCAATCATTGAAGAATTGATAAAACATATTAATCAACTAGTCAATCAAAAAGTGCATTTTGACTGTATCTTCACTTTATTCGGTCAATTAAAACACATCTTGGAAACATTGGGTTTTACAGATCTTCTAAATGTTGAAATCAAAGAAGCTGATGAAATTAAGTTAAAAAAATGAAATCAATTAATTTTGGATAAAAAATTTGAACAGGCCGATGTGCTGAGAGCTAAATTAGAAAAGAAAGGGTTAATGTAA
- the nusG gene encoding transcription termination/antitermination protein NusG, with protein MIDNNKLIDELLNMKGQWFVINSQTGHEDKVLSDLVQKIKTSNLQSDVFDVRISKGLTTTKAGKEVIKNRFPGYIFINMIMSEHAWFVVRNTPGVTGFIGSSGRGAKPFPLTDDEVIKMLTTPDKEMIEEQTAEPENVGFVVDQIVLINDGPYKGTEGKILELDPEGKTAIVSVEIFGRYTPAEVSIANIESLKEF; from the coding sequence ATGATAGACAACAACAAACTAATCGATGAATTATTAAATATGAAGGGGCAGTGATTTGTAATCAATTCACAAACTGGTCACGAAGACAAAGTGCTTTCAGATTTAGTTCAAAAAATTAAAACTTCTAACTTACAAAGTGATGTTTTTGATGTAAGAATTTCAAAAGGTTTAACAACAACAAAAGCAGGCAAAGAAGTGATCAAAAATAGATTTCCTGGTTATATTTTTATCAATATGATTATGAGTGAACATGCATGATTTGTTGTTCGTAATACTCCAGGGGTAACTGGGTTTATTGGTTCATCTGGAAGAGGGGCTAAACCATTTCCATTAACTGATGATGAAGTAATTAAAATGTTAACAACCCCAGATAAAGAAATGATTGAAGAACAAACAGCTGAACCTGAAAATGTTGGTTTTGTAGTTGATCAAATCGTCTTAATCAATGATGGCCCTTACAAAGGGACTGAAGGAAAAATTTTAGAATTAGATCCCGAAGGAAAAACAGCGATCGTTTCAGTTGAAATTTTTGGTCGTTATACACCAGCTGAAGTTTCAATCGCCAATATTGAATCATTAAAAGAATTTTAA
- a CDS encoding AAA domain-containing protein, with protein MILKLSTEFQYPIEFSNLKKYEADFMLMNNIQYKKFLWFKITPKFVKEICTKALDILNNVNMDLNIIVEQLKLTTPQDVKDILECSDNNLQRLKHKSDEQYLVDVLSSKTIYKIQHWHKTKTEEYKDYKRFANAVRAGRRIPIKFMNDHVSIIKELFPVIITTPQTEFINWEKEYFDYAILDESSQMFLEVGLPILYLAKTKILAGDTQQMQPSRWFTTRSVNDIDEEEEDVAENAESLLDYAFDKGVFEVMLNQNYRSSSAALMSFSAKEFYNSELDVLDHEQYCEEDPIEVINVDGEWDSGTNKVEANQVIYLAMKHLNKYESMIILTFNANQRQLIEKEILEKYPLLYKAMEDEKLVVRNIENIQGDEAEIVIVSVVYDSNTNIGSTYVARQGGKHALNVAISRAKHKMIVVKSVNSKNVKSANSDDFQTFKNWLEFLNMNHTEQKKFSNKPHMKIEESFGEVDSGFERDVVDFIINNVKTEYKTKLIKQYEVGSYSIDIALVDSKNRFIFGIEVDGYAYHGGQGVDKYLSDKSRQEFLEHKGYDIYRITEIDFKLKKEKIINDISILINNKEKRLKSKF; from the coding sequence ATGATATTGAAACTTTCCACTGAATTTCAATATCCAATAGAATTTTCTAATTTAAAAAAATACGAAGCTGATTTCATGTTAATGAATAATATTCAATATAAAAAATTTTTGTGATTTAAAATTACTCCTAAATTTGTTAAAGAAATTTGTACAAAAGCACTTGATATTTTAAACAACGTTAATATGGATCTTAATATAATTGTTGAACAATTAAAACTAACCACACCACAAGATGTCAAGGATATTCTTGAATGTTCAGATAATAACCTTCAAAGATTAAAGCACAAATCAGATGAACAATATCTTGTTGATGTCTTGTCATCTAAAACTATTTATAAAATTCAACATTGACACAAAACAAAAACAGAAGAATACAAGGATTACAAAAGGTTTGCTAATGCAGTTAGAGCAGGAAGGAGAATTCCAATCAAATTCATGAACGACCACGTTTCAATAATCAAAGAATTATTTCCTGTAATAATAACCACACCACAAACAGAATTTATTAATTGAGAAAAAGAATATTTTGACTATGCAATTTTAGATGAATCTTCTCAAATGTTTTTAGAAGTGGGGCTACCGATTTTATATTTAGCAAAAACAAAAATTTTAGCTGGTGACACACAACAAATGCAACCATCTAGATGATTTACTACTAGATCAGTTAATGATATAGATGAAGAGGAAGAAGATGTTGCTGAAAATGCAGAATCACTTTTAGATTATGCCTTCGATAAGGGTGTGTTTGAAGTTATGTTAAACCAAAACTATAGATCTTCTTCAGCTGCATTGATGTCATTTTCGGCAAAAGAATTTTACAATTCTGAACTTGATGTTTTAGATCATGAACAATATTGTGAAGAAGATCCAATTGAAGTTATTAATGTTGATGGTGAATGAGATTCTGGTACAAATAAAGTTGAAGCAAATCAAGTAATCTATCTAGCGATGAAACACTTAAATAAATATGAGTCTATGATAATCTTAACTTTCAATGCTAATCAAAGACAATTAATCGAAAAAGAAATATTAGAAAAATATCCACTACTCTATAAGGCTATGGAAGATGAAAAATTGGTTGTTAGAAATATAGAAAATATTCAAGGGGATGAAGCGGAGATTGTTATCGTATCTGTTGTTTATGATTCAAACACAAACATTGGTTCAACATATGTCGCAAGACAAGGTGGCAAGCATGCATTAAACGTTGCAATATCAAGAGCTAAACATAAGATGATAGTTGTAAAATCGGTCAATTCTAAGAATGTAAAATCAGCAAACTCTGATGATTTTCAAACATTTAAAAATTGATTAGAATTTTTAAATATGAACCACACAGAACAAAAGAAATTTTCAAATAAACCACATATGAAAATTGAAGAATCTTTTGGTGAGGTAGATTCGGGTTTTGAGAGAGATGTTGTAGATTTCATTATAAATAATGTTAAAACAGAATATAAAACAAAACTAATAAAACAATATGAAGTTGGGAGTTATTCTATTGATATTGCATTAGTGGATTCTAAGAACCGATTTATATTTGGGATAGAAGTAGATGGCTACGCATACCATGGTGGTCAAGGTGTGGATAAATATTTAAGCGACAAATCTCGACAAGAATTCTTGGAACATAAAGGATATGATATCTACAGAATTACAGAAATAGATTTCAAATTAAAAAAAGAAAAAATTATAAATGACATTTCGATTTTAATTAACAATAAAGAAAAAAGATTAAAATCTAAGTTTTAA
- the rpmG gene encoding 50S ribosomal protein L33 — MGSNSRKIILVCEICLNRNYTLTKSTLTQKERLEVKKFCSTCNQHTLHKETR, encoded by the coding sequence ATGGGTTCTAATAGTAGAAAAATTATTTTAGTATGTGAAATATGTTTGAATCGTAATTACACTTTAACTAAAAGCACTTTGACACAAAAAGAGCGTTTAGAAGTGAAAAAATTTTGTTCAACTTGCAACCAACATACACTGCATAAGGAGACTAGGTAA
- the rlmB gene encoding 23S rRNA (guanosine(2251)-2'-O)-methyltransferase RlmB, whose product MKPNLIYGKHAVEEFLNKHPKMIKFIYVKNINEFDGNNNINEFNIKVIKKNEIDLNKMFDEVVNHQNVIAEVKEYNYKPFGEIKNSFAKRDKDLILILDQIHDPYNFGAIIRSATLLGVKNIVIMDHKQVMVTPTVVKTSAGSVYDLEISKVSNLNNVIAELKKQGYWIYSSNLNKNAQDIRDVDFAQKTALIIGNEQYGVSDLLTKNSDLNIFIPSTKIIDSYNVSVATGILLYEIGKKIKLF is encoded by the coding sequence ATGAAACCAAATTTAATTTATGGAAAACATGCAGTTGAAGAATTCTTAAATAAGCATCCAAAAATGATCAAATTCATTTATGTTAAAAACATCAATGAATTTGATGGCAATAACAACATCAATGAATTTAATATCAAAGTTATTAAAAAAAATGAAATTGATTTAAACAAAATGTTTGATGAAGTTGTTAATCACCAAAATGTGATTGCTGAAGTCAAGGAATATAATTACAAACCTTTTGGTGAAATTAAAAATAGTTTTGCAAAAAGAGATAAGGATTTAATTTTAATTTTGGATCAAATTCATGACCCTTATAATTTTGGAGCGATTATCAGAAGTGCGACATTATTAGGTGTTAAAAATATTGTGATTATGGATCACAAACAAGTCATGGTGACCCCAACAGTTGTTAAAACTAGTGCGGGAAGTGTTTATGATTTAGAAATTTCAAAAGTATCTAATTTGAATAATGTGATTGCTGAATTGAAAAAACAAGGATATTGAATTTATTCTTCAAATTTAAACAAAAACGCTCAAGATATTAGAGATGTAGATTTTGCCCAAAAGACAGCTTTAATAATTGGAAATGAACAATATGGAGTGAGTGATTTATTAACTAAAAATAGTGATTTAAACATCTTCATTCCATCCACTAAAATCATTGATTCATATAATGTGAGTGTGGCCACAGGAATCCTTTTATATGAAATTGGCAAAAAAATTAAATTATTTTAA
- a CDS encoding ECF transporter S component, producing MGEISNFLLKDTNMAYATAGFTLLSAFLFFLTSALYYNYRKSRQLPYNGLKFTTKNITYIAMMVAVSVSITVVISMTLPVTVFPPIRIAFSGIMIKITGMFFGPIVGFIVGIVTEGLCIIFIPSYIHIAYLFVAISFGFWAGIMSYTTKLKGKNKWWTFSLINLYTIIFTAVMWAITINSDQKDAVFFGINIPAKLVPSMFLIMMGATLIMVWIFSFVLIGLKKGKWLEIILPIVLLCVVTETLATILLASWGDSEIFGIPDYQGGYSSMVIVRLLQTPVKIAFNATVLSTVFYVMRPILKK from the coding sequence ATGGGCGAAATAAGCAATTTCTTATTAAAAGACACGAATATGGCTTATGCTACTGCTGGTTTTACATTACTAAGTGCGTTTTTGTTTTTTTTAACATCAGCGCTCTATTATAATTATCGAAAATCTAGACAATTACCATACAACGGACTTAAATTTACAACTAAAAATATAACTTATATTGCAATGATGGTTGCGGTATCGGTGTCAATTACGGTCGTCATTTCAATGACTCTACCAGTGACGGTTTTTCCTCCGATCAGAATTGCCTTTAGTGGAATTATGATTAAAATTACGGGAATGTTTTTTGGACCAATCGTTGGGTTTATTGTCGGAATTGTAACTGAAGGATTATGTATAATTTTTATTCCTTCATATATTCACATCGCTTACTTGTTTGTTGCTATTTCTTTTGGTTTTTGAGCTGGAATTATGTCTTATACAACCAAATTAAAAGGTAAAAATAAATGATGAACATTTTCATTAATTAATCTTTATACAATCATTTTCACAGCTGTGATGTGAGCAATCACAATCAATAGTGATCAAAAAGATGCTGTTTTCTTTGGAATTAACATTCCTGCAAAACTAGTGCCATCAATGTTTTTAATAATGATGGGTGCTACCTTAATTATGGTTTGGATCTTTTCATTTGTTTTAATTGGTCTAAAAAAAGGAAAATGATTAGAAATCATTTTACCAATAGTTTTGTTGTGCGTCGTGACCGAAACACTGGCAACTATTTTACTAGCATCTTGGGGAGATTCTGAAATTTTTGGAATTCCTGACTATCAAGGTGGTTATAGTTCAATGGTTATAGTTCGATTATTACAAACACCAGTTAAAATCGCGTTTAATGCAACCGTGTTGTCAACAGTCTTTTATGTAATGCGTCCAATTCTAAAAAAATAA
- a CDS encoding uracil-DNA glycosylase has protein sequence MLKEWNEFFEEEKKQLYFQELMAKIEEEKIHNTIYPAEENIFKIFDLIKPDEVKVIIIGQDPYHGKNQANGIAFSTSNAVKTPPSLRNIFKELKADLAIDHFENNDLSGWVKQGVFLINSTLTVSESRPGSHANFGWEKFMNNCLKFLNKNSTIYIYVLFGNWAKKTYNTLKFSSNNIKLEFGHPSPFSYEKFFKGTKPFSKINCELRKLNKTEINWEK, from the coding sequence GTGTTAAAAGAATGAAATGAATTTTTTGAAGAAGAAAAAAAACAACTATATTTTCAAGAATTAATGGCAAAGATTGAAGAAGAAAAAATTCATAACACCATTTATCCGGCTGAAGAAAATATTTTTAAAATCTTTGATTTGATCAAACCTGATGAGGTTAAAGTTATTATCATTGGACAAGATCCATATCATGGGAAAAATCAAGCAAACGGGATTGCTTTTTCAACTTCAAATGCTGTAAAAACTCCACCAAGTTTAAGAAATATTTTCAAAGAATTAAAAGCTGATTTAGCGATTGATCACTTCGAAAATAACGATTTATCAGGTTGGGTAAAACAAGGAGTTTTCTTAATTAATTCAACTTTAACAGTCAGTGAATCAAGACCGGGATCTCATGCAAATTTCGGTTGAGAAAAATTTATGAATAATTGTTTAAAATTTTTAAATAAAAATAGTACTATTTATATATATGTTTTATTTGGGAATTGAGCAAAAAAGACATATAATACTTTAAAATTTAGTAGTAACAATATTAAATTAGAGTTTGGCCATCCATCGCCATTTAGTTATGAAAAATTTTTTAAAGGGACAAAACCATTTTCAAAAATCAATTGTGAATTAAGGAAACTTAATAAAACGGAAATCAATTGAGAAAAATAG
- the rplA gene encoding 50S ribosomal protein L1, translating to MAKLSKKLKVASAKVERHTQYDPKTALQLAKDTSITKFDATVEIAFNLNIDPKKADQQIRGAIVLPSGTGKSQKILVLTNTKTKEATDAKADFVGGEELITKIQKENWFDFDVIIATPEMMAKLGAIGKVLGPKGLMPNPKTGTVTMDVAKAIEDVKKGKVEYRADKEGNIHSILGKTSFTIEQLQANFNALLEVIQKSKPQTVKGEYMLNVTVSTTMGPGIKVLAPGMKGSFTESKK from the coding sequence ATGGCTAAGTTATCAAAAAAATTAAAAGTAGCTTCTGCTAAAGTTGAACGTCATACTCAATATGATCCAAAAACAGCTTTACAATTAGCTAAAGATACATCAATTACTAAATTTGATGCAACAGTTGAAATTGCATTTAATTTAAATATTGATCCAAAAAAAGCAGATCAACAAATCCGTGGAGCAATCGTGCTTCCATCAGGAACTGGTAAATCTCAAAAAATCTTAGTTTTAACAAATACTAAAACTAAAGAAGCAACTGATGCAAAAGCTGACTTTGTTGGTGGAGAAGAATTAATTACAAAAATCCAAAAAGAAAACTGATTTGATTTTGATGTAATTATTGCAACCCCAGAAATGATGGCAAAATTAGGAGCAATTGGAAAAGTTTTGGGGCCAAAAGGATTAATGCCAAACCCAAAAACTGGAACAGTTACAATGGATGTTGCTAAAGCAATTGAAGATGTTAAAAAAGGAAAAGTTGAATACCGTGCTGATAAAGAAGGAAATATTCACTCAATTTTAGGTAAAACTTCATTCACAATTGAACAATTACAAGCTAACTTCAATGCATTATTAGAGGTAATCCAAAAATCAAAACCCCAAACTGTAAAAGGTGAATACATGTTAAATGTAACAGTCTCTACAACAATGGGTCCTGGAATTAAAGTTTTAGCTCCAGGAATGAAAGGTTCATTTACTGAATCAAAAAAATAA
- the secE gene encoding preprotein translocase subunit SecE: MFKKLFDKLFNKKLKAEKKQADPTLEPGVENQVEQLEQSKEPKNLKELKKETNRKIKVKKTKDPKDKIDLKLATKEFPVKLVKEVNKIKWSTSKNLTNKYVTVIIFMVITAAMFFLIDLGLQQLFVLIKVT; encoded by the coding sequence ATGTTTAAGAAATTGTTTGATAAACTATTCAATAAAAAACTTAAAGCTGAAAAAAAACAAGCTGATCCAACTCTTGAACCAGGGGTTGAAAACCAAGTTGAACAACTTGAACAATCAAAAGAACCCAAGAATTTAAAAGAGTTAAAAAAAGAAACTAATCGAAAGATTAAAGTTAAAAAAACCAAAGACCCAAAAGACAAAATTGATCTTAAATTAGCAACCAAAGAATTTCCTGTAAAACTAGTTAAGGAAGTTAACAAAATCAAATGATCAACATCTAAAAACTTAACAAATAAATATGTCACAGTTATAATTTTCATGGTGATAACTGCAGCGATGTTCTTCTTGATAGATTTGGGATTGCAACAATTATTTGTTTTGATAAAAGTAACATAA
- a CDS encoding AAA domain-containing protein, producing the protein MTGIQSESKKSDKKYTRLLNNLLDIKGRDQNLHTKVNNIDSFDMTTKFSKTISNKIINQKQFTITLNEIDILDLITKVKTTDSPEIIIDLYAKYKEKLFNTKKILLMDPKTFLSTKNELLESLEEKRQKEKTRWKQYRRKVLDSNIQENIWPLHVATLFISLKTPTKELYAPLLLKEVQLNIQDEDIQIKSEDTWKINEKLIFMLSEAGLPINSDIFQQDDEFSDLLNKILHQLNIDEMSIDLSAEFIEKKAGDVKNKNLLFHPGVILGMFKPSGGQLRKVMQKIIENDEIDEILDVEPNKNIYKENVETFVTGRSGEILRIQPSNFSQDKALISSLIQDTIIWGPPGTGKSQVIANIIANVLANNNKAIVMSQKKAALDVLKKRLGKIAPFALFLLNDNKMDKTEFYKPLQKFIQMVENSSGFGQRQNREIISKTEQKMLEIISRTKKMKHFIHQFH; encoded by the coding sequence ATGACTGGAATTCAATCAGAATCAAAAAAAAGCGATAAGAAATATACTAGACTATTAAACAATTTACTAGATATTAAAGGAAGAGATCAGAATTTACATACAAAAGTAAATAATATAGATTCTTTTGATATGACAACCAAATTTTCGAAGACTATTTCGAATAAAATAATAAATCAAAAACAATTTACCATCACATTAAACGAAATTGATATCTTGGATTTAATTACTAAAGTAAAAACCACGGATTCTCCAGAGATTATTATTGATCTATACGCAAAATATAAAGAAAAGCTTTTCAACACTAAAAAAATACTCTTAATGGATCCGAAAACTTTTTTATCTACAAAAAATGAATTGCTAGAATCATTAGAAGAAAAACGACAAAAAGAAAAAACTAGATGAAAGCAATATCGACGTAAAGTTTTGGACTCTAATATTCAAGAAAATATCTGGCCTCTGCATGTTGCTACATTATTTATTTCATTGAAAACACCAACAAAGGAATTATATGCCCCGTTGCTTCTTAAAGAGGTTCAATTGAACATTCAAGATGAAGACATTCAAATAAAAAGTGAAGATACTTGAAAAATAAATGAAAAATTAATCTTTATGTTAAGTGAGGCGGGGTTGCCCATAAATTCTGATATTTTTCAACAAGATGATGAATTTTCTGACTTATTGAATAAAATTCTTCATCAATTAAACATTGATGAAATGAGTATAGATTTAAGTGCAGAATTTATTGAAAAAAAAGCCGGCGATGTTAAAAATAAAAATTTGTTATTCCATCCTGGTGTAATTTTAGGAATGTTCAAACCCTCTGGTGGTCAATTGAGAAAAGTAATGCAAAAAATTATTGAAAATGACGAAATTGATGAAATATTAGACGTGGAACCAAATAAAAATATCTATAAAGAAAATGTAGAAACATTTGTGACAGGAAGATCTGGTGAGATTCTTAGAATTCAACCAAGTAATTTTTCACAAGATAAAGCATTAATTTCATCATTAATTCAAGACACTATCATTTGAGGCCCTCCAGGAACGGGAAAATCACAAGTTATTGCAAACATTATTGCGAATGTACTTGCAAATAATAACAAAGCTATTGTGATGTCGCAAAAAAAGGCTGCATTAGATGTTCTCAAAAAAAGACTAGGCAAAATTGCTCCGTTTGCGCTATTCTTGTTGAATGACAACAAAATGGACAAGACCGAATTTTATAAACCATTGCAAAAATTTATTCAAATGGTTGAAAACAGTAGTGGGTTTGGGCAAAGACAAAATAGAGAAATTATTTCTAAAACTGAACAAAAAATGTTGGAAATTATTTCTAGAACTAAAAAAATGAAACATTTTATACATCAATTTCACTAA
- a CDS encoding sigma-70 family RNA polymerase sigma factor: MDNYPQISFNLTNAKWSETEIHEKYELFAKLEKPIQFAITRVLSKFPSIPLERNDFTSIAWMAFDEAISKFMSMKTRKTMINFVIDSVYWKCMDYAAAFVNNRHRILNFNVIEYEWIENENTIENFSSELTMKIAIDDYFESSENDEMAKIFFQEYVSGTTYVEISKKYEISRNKLKRILNKTISDLSKMLV, from the coding sequence ATGGACAACTACCCCCAAATAAGCTTCAATCTTACAAATGCAAAATGAAGCGAAACTGAAATACATGAAAAATATGAGCTGTTTGCAAAATTGGAAAAACCAATTCAATTTGCAATCACTCGAGTTCTAAGTAAATTTCCAAGTATTCCACTTGAAAGAAATGATTTTACATCAATTGCTTGAATGGCTTTTGATGAAGCAATAAGCAAATTTATGAGTATGAAAACAAGAAAGACAATGATCAACTTTGTCATTGATTCAGTCTATTGAAAATGCATGGATTATGCTGCTGCGTTTGTTAATAATCGACACCGCATTTTGAATTTCAACGTGATTGAATATGAGTGAATCGAAAACGAAAACACAATCGAAAATTTTTCAAGTGAGCTAACAATGAAAATCGCTATTGATGATTATTTTGAATCATCAGAAAATGATGAAATGGCAAAAATTTTCTTTCAAGAATATGTATCAGGAACAACGTATGTTGAAATTTCCAAAAAATATGAAATTTCAAGAAACAAATTAAAAAGAATTCTTAATAAAACCATTAGTGATTTATCTAAAATGCTTGTATAA
- the rplK gene encoding 50S ribosomal protein L11 — MAKKITRIAKLEFMAMQAKPGAELASLGINMPEFTKQFNEATKERAGDVVPVVITAYNDKSFDFVLKTTPAAVLLKRAANIQKGAKLSGKEVVATISVDEIKKIAEYKLVDLNANSVESAMKIIAGTAKNMGIKIEGMGDDK, encoded by the coding sequence GTGGCTAAAAAAATCACACGTATAGCAAAATTAGAATTTATGGCTATGCAAGCAAAACCAGGAGCAGAATTGGCTTCATTAGGAATTAACATGCCTGAATTCACAAAACAATTCAATGAGGCAACAAAAGAACGTGCCGGAGACGTTGTTCCGGTTGTTATTACAGCGTATAATGACAAATCTTTTGACTTCGTTTTAAAAACAACACCAGCTGCAGTGTTATTGAAAAGAGCAGCAAATATTCAAAAAGGTGCAAAACTATCTGGTAAAGAAGTTGTTGCAACAATCTCTGTTGATGAAATCAAAAAAATTGCAGAATACAAATTAGTAGACTTGAATGCAAATTCAGTTGAAAGTGCAATGAAAATCATTGCTGGAACTGCAAAAAATATGGGAATCAAAATTGAAGGAATGGGAGACGACAAATAA